One stretch of Candidatus Syntrophosphaera sp. DNA includes these proteins:
- a CDS encoding outer membrane protein transport protein, with product MKILRFTVLAAVLLGISAALFAGGFALSGVGSRATSMGGAFRGMADDATAMFWNPAGLAFMDQSEISLGGTFIQPDSRWQNTVPLEYMPGFSLDELEAENKMSIIPTALGVFAKNPKAVFGLGVYVPYGLGATYDAYQLPASMLGNPVTWSSGFPENEMSSSVSIFDIHPSIAYKITDNLAFGVGISVFYGSIDLAQIKPSPTSSYFAPTTFDMSGTGIGFGGNAGIMYKPLKNLSLGFNGRFPSNIDMQGEAEVLLWLNNLANFTVWGGNNPDFLVAQTYGGKEDIDATLKLPGELGAGLSYKILPNLALNLDYAYTMWDRLDVIKVEMENPIVILENHPLMQVELEETELVFNWENTHRVSLGTEFRFGGNALRAGFFYDQSPITVDTQIPTLSDIGNKTSLNFGFGRDFGPITLDLNGQYVTMEEREVTEFTGNNMLGIYNTSSISGNIGLTYRF from the coding sequence ATGAAGATCTTACGTTTTACCGTTCTTGCAGCAGTCCTGCTGGGCATCAGCGCGGCTTTGTTCGCCGGAGGCTTTGCCCTCTCCGGGGTCGGATCCCGTGCCACATCTATGGGCGGCGCGTTCCGCGGCATGGCCGATGATGCCACCGCCATGTTCTGGAATCCGGCCGGCCTGGCCTTCATGGACCAGAGCGAAATTTCGCTGGGCGGAACCTTCATCCAACCCGATTCCAGATGGCAAAACACAGTTCCTCTTGAATACATGCCTGGTTTCAGCCTGGATGAGCTGGAAGCGGAAAACAAGATGAGCATCATCCCCACCGCGCTGGGCGTCTTTGCCAAAAACCCCAAAGCCGTGTTCGGCCTGGGGGTTTACGTTCCCTACGGCCTGGGCGCCACCTACGACGCCTATCAACTGCCCGCATCCATGCTGGGTAATCCTGTCACCTGGTCTTCCGGCTTCCCGGAGAACGAGATGTCCTCCTCCGTCTCGATCTTTGACATCCATCCCTCCATTGCCTACAAGATCACAGACAACCTTGCCTTCGGCGTTGGCATCAGCGTGTTCTACGGCTCGATCGATCTGGCCCAGATCAAACCAAGCCCCACCAGTTCATATTTTGCCCCCACCACCTTCGACATGTCCGGCACGGGCATTGGCTTCGGCGGCAACGCCGGGATCATGTATAAGCCTCTCAAAAACCTTTCCCTGGGCTTCAATGGCCGCTTCCCCAGCAACATAGACATGCAGGGCGAGGCCGAGGTTCTGCTCTGGCTGAACAACCTGGCCAATTTCACCGTTTGGGGCGGCAACAATCCTGATTTCCTCGTTGCCCAGACCTATGGCGGCAAGGAAGATATCGACGCGACCCTCAAACTTCCCGGAGAACTGGGCGCCGGACTTTCTTACAAGATCCTGCCCAATCTCGCTTTGAACCTGGACTATGCCTACACGATGTGGGACCGCCTGGATGTCATCAAGGTGGAGATGGAAAACCCCATCGTGATCCTGGAAAACCATCCCCTGATGCAGGTGGAGCTGGAGGAAACCGAACTGGTCTTCAACTGGGAAAACACCCACCGGGTGAGCCTCGGCACGGAATTCCGCTTCGGCGGTAACGCCCTCCGCGCAGGATTTTTCTACGACCAGAGCCCCATCACAGTGGATACCCAGATCCCCACCCTTTCAGACATTGGTAACAAGACCAGCCTCAATTTCGGCTTCGGCCGGGATTTTGGCCCCATCACCCTGGACCTGAACGGCCAGTATGTGACGATGGAGGAACGCGAGGTAACAGAATTCACCGGCAACAACATGCTGGGGATCTACAACACCTCCTCTATCTCCGGAAACATCGGCCTGACCTATAGATTCTAA